A genomic window from Blastococcus saxobsidens DD2 includes:
- a CDS encoding maleylpyruvate isomerase family mycothiol-dependent enzyme, translated as MTTPEMHWWAEGELAVAGTVDRLADAELADPSALPGWSRAHVIAHLARNADALVNLLTWARTGVETPMYPSREVRDAGIDAAAARPPAELRADYVAACRRLAETMETTPADSWTAPVRNGQGTTVPASAVPWMRAKELWVHGVDLRAGLTFADLPAGFCTELVHDVLGLFATRGQAPEVTVVATDVDRSWGSGAARIEGPVTAVAAWLTRGDASDLRGDVPLPPTWI; from the coding sequence ATGACCACCCCGGAGATGCACTGGTGGGCCGAGGGAGAACTCGCCGTGGCCGGCACGGTCGACCGGCTGGCCGATGCCGAGCTGGCCGACCCCTCGGCGCTGCCCGGCTGGTCACGGGCGCACGTCATCGCGCACCTGGCCCGCAACGCCGACGCCCTGGTCAATCTGCTCACCTGGGCGCGCACCGGCGTCGAGACCCCGATGTACCCCTCCCGCGAGGTCCGCGACGCCGGGATCGACGCCGCCGCGGCCCGGCCGCCGGCCGAGCTGCGGGCCGACTACGTGGCAGCCTGCCGCCGGCTGGCAGAGACGATGGAGACCACACCCGCCGACTCGTGGACGGCGCCGGTGCGCAACGGGCAGGGCACGACCGTGCCGGCGTCGGCGGTGCCGTGGATGCGCGCCAAGGAACTGTGGGTGCACGGGGTCGACCTGCGCGCCGGCCTCACTTTCGCCGACCTCCCGGCCGGCTTCTGCACCGAGCTCGTCCACGACGTCCTCGGGCTCTTCGCCACCCGCGGGCAGGCACCGGAGGTCACCGTCGTGGCCACCGACGTGGACCGCAGCTGGGGGAGCGGGGCGGCGCGGATCGAGGGCCCGGTGACCGCGGTCGCCGCGTGGCTGACCCGCGGGGACGCCTCCGACCTGCGCGGCGACGTCCCGTTGCCGCCGACCTGGATCTAG
- a CDS encoding transposase — MELTMGQRQAVTKAIATRYRRASRAEKGAILDELCATTGWHRNHARKALASALKPKVVRARQPRAPRYGVDVVLVLRFCWAVLDAPTGKRLAPVMGELVPTLRRFGELDVSDELAAALMVMSPATMDRRLAEYRAALDLRGRSHTKPGSLLKDSIPIRTWAQWDDAVPGFVEIDLVGHEGGNAVGDHAYTLTVTDIATG, encoded by the coding sequence ATGGAACTGACGATGGGCCAGCGCCAGGCAGTGACCAAGGCCATCGCGACCCGGTATCGGCGGGCGAGCAGGGCGGAGAAGGGCGCGATCCTCGACGAGCTGTGCGCGACCACGGGCTGGCACCGCAACCACGCGCGCAAGGCGCTGGCCTCGGCGCTGAAGCCGAAGGTGGTGCGTGCACGTCAGCCGCGGGCCCCGAGGTACGGGGTCGACGTCGTGCTGGTGCTGCGGTTCTGCTGGGCGGTGCTGGACGCGCCGACGGGCAAGCGGCTCGCCCCGGTGATGGGTGAGCTGGTGCCCACCCTGCGGCGCTTCGGGGAGCTCGACGTCAGCGACGAGCTGGCCGCCGCGCTGATGGTGATGTCGCCGGCCACGATGGACCGGCGCCTCGCGGAGTACCGGGCCGCGCTGGACCTGCGGGGACGCAGCCACACCAAGCCCGGGTCACTGCTGAAGGACTCGATCCCGATCCGCACGTGGGCGCAGTGGGACGACGCCGTACCGGGGTTCGTGGAGATCGACTTGGTCGGCCACGAGGGCGGCAACGCTGTCGGGGACCACGCCTACACGCTCACGGTGACCGATATCGCCACCGGTTGA
- a CDS encoding helix-turn-helix domain-containing protein — translation MRPVVLSPAERTELTRLVRTGSHPAQQVRRARILLELDENDPDRDGPVPLQQVVAERVGVHVDTVMKTSRVYAERGGDVQATITRKKRATPPVEPIVTGEVEARLVKLACSAPPEGYARWSLRLLEKHVALVDDIPSLDHSTIGRVLKKRNCVLI, via the coding sequence ATGCGGCCGGTGGTGTTGAGTCCGGCGGAGCGCACGGAGCTGACCAGGCTGGTTCGGACCGGATCGCATCCGGCCCAGCAGGTGCGGCGGGCCCGGATCCTGCTGGAGTTGGACGAGAACGATCCCGACCGCGACGGGCCGGTACCGCTCCAGCAGGTGGTCGCCGAGCGTGTCGGGGTGCATGTCGACACGGTGATGAAGACGTCGAGGGTCTACGCCGAGCGTGGCGGTGACGTGCAGGCGACGATCACCCGCAAGAAGCGGGCCACCCCGCCGGTGGAGCCGATCGTGACCGGCGAGGTCGAGGCCCGGCTGGTCAAGCTGGCCTGCTCGGCCCCGCCGGAAGGGTATGCCCGCTGGTCGTTGCGGCTGCTGGAGAAGCACGTCGCGTTGGTCGACGACATCCCGAGTCTGGATCACTCGACCATCGGCCGGGTCTTAAAAAAACGAAACTGCGTCCTCATCTGA
- a CDS encoding IS1380 family transposase has product MNKRSRFYPRLTVDTADVPAVGQAGGVLLTETVRASGLDSAMAAALSPWRKPLAIHDPGKVILDLAVTLALGGDCLADIALLRAEPRVYGPVASDPTVSRCIDALATDAPAALKAINIARAAARAAVWGLAGEHAPGHAADASAPLIIDIDATLVTSHSEKEQAAPTFKRGFGHHPLCSFVDHGHEGSGEPLSVLLRAGNAGSNTAADHITVARQALAQLPGHRPGTRPGRKVLIRTDGAGASHKFLTWLHGQRLSYSIGFGLPANTAELLKLLPEQVWTSAYDANDAIREGAWVAELTGLLDLTGWPPGMRVIARKERPHPGAQLRITDADGLRVTAFATNSTRGQLPALELRHRRRARAEDRIRCAKDTGLTNLPLHDFDQNQIWCAIVALACELTAWMQMLALVDHPARRWEPKRLRTRLFTVPATLARTGRRRLLHLAEHHPWAAVVHDAVIRLRDLLGGPVAAPG; this is encoded by the coding sequence GTGAACAAGCGTAGCCGTTTCTATCCCCGCCTCACGGTCGACACGGCCGACGTACCAGCGGTCGGTCAGGCCGGTGGCGTCCTGCTGACCGAGACCGTCCGGGCCAGCGGCCTGGACTCGGCGATGGCGGCGGCGCTGTCTCCGTGGCGCAAGCCGCTGGCGATCCACGACCCCGGCAAGGTCATCCTCGACCTCGCAGTCACCCTTGCGTTGGGCGGGGACTGCCTGGCCGACATCGCGCTGCTGCGCGCCGAACCTCGGGTCTACGGCCCGGTGGCCTCTGATCCGACGGTCTCCCGGTGCATCGACGCTTTGGCCACCGATGCACCCGCGGCGCTGAAGGCGATCAACATCGCCCGCGCTGCTGCGCGGGCTGCGGTGTGGGGGCTGGCCGGGGAGCACGCCCCCGGCCACGCCGCCGACGCCTCCGCGCCGCTGATCATCGACATCGACGCCACCCTGGTCACCTCGCACTCGGAGAAGGAGCAGGCCGCACCGACGTTCAAGCGCGGGTTCGGCCACCACCCGCTGTGCTCGTTCGTCGACCACGGCCACGAGGGCAGCGGGGAACCCCTATCGGTGCTGCTGCGGGCCGGCAACGCCGGCTCCAACACCGCCGCCGACCACATCACCGTGGCCCGCCAGGCACTGGCGCAGCTGCCCGGGCACCGGCCCGGCACCCGACCCGGCCGGAAGGTGCTGATCCGCACCGACGGGGCCGGAGCGAGCCACAAGTTCCTGACCTGGCTGCACGGGCAGCGGTTGTCCTACTCGATCGGCTTCGGGCTGCCGGCGAACACCGCCGAGCTGCTCAAGCTGCTCCCCGAGCAGGTGTGGACGTCGGCCTACGACGCGAACGACGCCATCCGCGAGGGTGCCTGGGTCGCCGAACTCACCGGCCTGCTGGACCTCACAGGCTGGCCGCCGGGGATGAGGGTGATCGCCCGCAAAGAGCGCCCGCACCCGGGCGCGCAGCTGCGGATCACCGACGCCGACGGGCTGCGGGTCACCGCGTTCGCCACCAACAGCACCCGCGGGCAGCTGCCCGCACTCGAGCTGCGGCACCGCCGCAGGGCCCGCGCCGAGGACCGCATCCGCTGCGCCAAGGACACCGGGCTGACCAACCTGCCGCTGCACGACTTCGACCAGAACCAGATCTGGTGCGCCATCGTCGCGCTGGCCTGTGAGCTCACCGCCTGGATGCAGATGCTCGCCCTCGTCGACCACCCCGCCCGACGCTGGGAGCCAAAACGGCTGCGCACCAGGCTGTTCACCGTCCCGGCCACCCTGGCCCGCACCGGACGGCGCCGGCTACTGCACCTGGCCGAACACCACCCCTGGGCCGCCGTCGTCCACGACGCCGTTATCCGGCTACGCGACCTCCTCGGCGGACCGGTAGCCGCTCCCGGCTGA
- a CDS encoding IS630 family transposase — MPPHANAEFAARMEDVLAVYARPHDPARPVVCMDEKPYQLLGHARDPIPATPGHDRKEDSEYVRNGTCSIFLWVEPLRGWRRCDAQPRRTKLDWARQVDQLLTVDYPDAEKVVLVMDNLNTHAIGSLYEAFPPEKAFALAQRLEIHYTPKHGSWLNIAEIELSALTGQCLARRIDDLGVLNTELAAWQSATNADQRQVTWHFTTADARVKLRHLYPDS; from the coding sequence ATCCCGCCGCACGCGAACGCCGAGTTCGCGGCGCGGATGGAGGACGTGCTGGCCGTCTACGCCCGCCCACACGACCCGGCGCGCCCGGTGGTGTGCATGGACGAAAAGCCCTACCAGCTGCTCGGCCACGCGCGCGACCCGATCCCGGCCACGCCGGGCCACGACCGCAAGGAAGACAGCGAGTACGTCCGCAACGGCACCTGTTCCATCTTCCTGTGGGTCGAACCGCTGCGCGGCTGGCGCCGCTGCGACGCCCAACCGCGGCGCACCAAGCTCGACTGGGCGCGCCAGGTCGACCAGCTGCTCACCGTCGACTACCCCGACGCGGAGAAGGTGGTGCTGGTAATGGACAACCTCAACACGCACGCCATCGGCTCGCTGTACGAGGCGTTCCCGCCCGAGAAGGCGTTCGCGTTGGCGCAGCGACTGGAGATCCACTACACCCCCAAGCACGGCTCCTGGTTGAACATCGCCGAGATCGAACTGTCCGCCCTGACCGGTCAATGCCTGGCCCGGCGTATCGACGATCTCGGCGTACTCAACACCGAGCTCGCCGCCTGGCAGTCGGCCACCAACGCCGACCAGCGCCAAGTGACCTGGCACTTCACCACCGCAGACGCCCGGGTGAAACTGCGACACCTATACCCGGACAGTTGA
- a CDS encoding TAXI family TRAP transporter solute-binding subunit has translation MSTGRQTSRERNSQVMRTLKPLAIRSTALVIAAGVMTACGAEGGDVDAGADGGGGNGDSEAAYPDVDLSGTFLTGSSGGVYDALGGGMAGVISEEVPGIRLNPSNPPNISVVIQRITDGAAVLGIMQADAVYRAIEGVGEFDQPYDQVRFVMGLYDNVMSQVVLEDSPLNTCSDVAGQSVGVPSETTQQLVAAVYETCGVSESEIEWVYLTYAEQAAALRDGDIDVGTFTGYPKNATVEELAATAGIKFIETPDEVVDTWNEENPLTAFATIPAGTYPGVDTDERFYAIFANLITSSEVPEDAIYAITKAVTERADDIGQIHPAGESIGLEKIQQYLDDGILDPDYIHAGALRYFEEEGLTIPGA, from the coding sequence GTGAGCACCGGCCGACAGACGTCGAGGGAAAGGAACTCCCAAGTCATGCGAACACTCAAGCCACTGGCCATTCGTTCCACGGCATTGGTGATCGCCGCCGGTGTCATGACCGCGTGCGGCGCCGAGGGCGGCGACGTCGACGCCGGTGCCGACGGCGGCGGCGGTAACGGCGACAGCGAGGCCGCCTACCCGGACGTGGACCTCTCGGGCACCTTTCTCACCGGCAGCAGCGGCGGCGTCTATGACGCCCTCGGCGGTGGTATGGCCGGCGTCATCAGCGAGGAAGTCCCGGGTATCCGGCTGAACCCGAGCAACCCGCCGAACATCTCCGTCGTGATCCAGCGGATCACCGACGGCGCGGCGGTGCTCGGCATCATGCAGGCCGATGCGGTGTACCGGGCCATCGAGGGGGTCGGTGAGTTCGACCAGCCTTACGACCAAGTGCGCTTCGTGATGGGGTTGTACGACAACGTCATGTCCCAGGTGGTCCTGGAGGACTCTCCGCTGAACACTTGCTCGGACGTCGCAGGCCAGTCCGTAGGGGTTCCCTCGGAGACCACCCAGCAGCTGGTCGCGGCCGTCTACGAGACGTGCGGGGTGTCGGAGTCCGAGATCGAATGGGTCTACCTCACTTACGCGGAGCAGGCTGCGGCACTGAGAGACGGCGACATCGACGTCGGTACCTTCACCGGCTATCCGAAGAACGCAACGGTGGAGGAACTCGCCGCGACGGCCGGGATCAAGTTCATCGAGACTCCGGACGAGGTCGTCGACACCTGGAACGAGGAGAACCCTCTGACCGCCTTTGCCACCATCCCGGCGGGGACCTACCCGGGGGTGGACACGGATGAGCGATTCTACGCCATCTTCGCCAACCTGATCACGAGCTCCGAGGTACCGGAGGACGCGATCTACGCGATCACCAAGGCCGTCACCGAGAGGGCCGACGACATCGGGCAGATCCACCCGGCCGGTGAGTCCATCGGGCTCGAGAAAATCCAGCAATACCTGGACGACGGCATCCTCGACCCGGACTACATCCACGCGGGCGCGCTCAGGTACTTCGAGGAGGAGGGTCTCACCATTCCCGGTGCCTGA
- a CDS encoding DDE-type integrase/transposase/recombinase — MPNKVRKWVIAVLEEIAKIMPFPLLGVDSDNGSEFINHHLLAWCEQRTFTFARSRPGNSNDGAHVEQKNWAVVRTVVGYHRYDTPAELRLLNKIWVLQSQMTNYFLAQQKLVSKVRDGAKVTKRYDRPTTPHRRAERHDAVTAEDKTIMKDALIGLNPAAIQRQIQALTAELLTLTTSKARAAAKPPVQAITTRASAPEPTKAATRAS; from the coding sequence GTGCCCAACAAGGTGCGCAAGTGGGTGATCGCGGTGCTGGAGGAGATCGCAAAGATCATGCCCTTCCCGCTGCTGGGGGTGGACTCCGACAACGGCTCGGAGTTCATCAACCATCACCTGCTCGCCTGGTGCGAGCAGCGCACGTTCACCTTCGCCCGGTCCCGTCCGGGCAACTCCAACGACGGCGCGCACGTGGAGCAGAAGAACTGGGCGGTGGTGCGCACCGTGGTCGGCTACCACCGCTACGACACCCCCGCCGAGCTGCGGCTGCTGAACAAGATCTGGGTGCTGCAGTCGCAGATGACCAACTACTTCCTGGCCCAGCAGAAACTGGTGTCCAAGGTCCGCGACGGCGCGAAGGTCACCAAGCGCTACGACCGGCCGACCACGCCGCACCGCCGGGCCGAGCGCCACGACGCGGTCACCGCCGAGGACAAGACGATCATGAAAGACGCCCTCATCGGGCTGAACCCCGCAGCGATCCAGCGGCAGATCCAGGCCCTCACCGCCGAGCTGCTCACCCTGACCACCAGCAAGGCGCGCGCCGCGGCCAAGCCCCCGGTGCAGGCCATCACCACGCGCGCATCCGCTCCTGAGCCAACGAAGGCCGCTACGCGCGCATCTTGA
- a CDS encoding 2-hydroxyacid dehydrogenase, with the protein MSHVYLSRQLTPPAMVAARELGPPLVVHDDPDTPPSRDQLLRGAQGATALITLLTDRVDAELLDAAGPGLRIVANCAVGFDNIDVDAARTRGVVVTNTPGVLDEATADCAFALLLATARRLVEADRFVRSGREWIWGPQSFVGLDVSGGATLGIVGLGRIGMAVARRAAAFGMRIRATGSRATGDEARGYGVEAVELPRLLAESDVVSLHCPLTPDTHHLIGGPELAAMKPTAILINTARGPVVDEAALVTALEAGVIAAAGLDVYEDEPRLHPGLRALDNAVLLPHIGSAGRATRDAMGLLAVDNVRVVLAGEPPRTPVPTREETA; encoded by the coding sequence GTGAGCCACGTCTACCTGTCCCGGCAGCTCACCCCGCCGGCGATGGTGGCCGCCCGCGAGCTCGGCCCGCCGCTGGTCGTCCACGACGACCCGGACACCCCGCCGTCGCGCGACCAGTTGCTCCGCGGCGCGCAGGGGGCGACGGCGCTGATCACCCTGCTCACCGACCGGGTGGACGCCGAACTGCTGGACGCCGCCGGCCCGGGGCTGCGCATCGTCGCCAACTGCGCGGTCGGCTTCGACAACATCGACGTCGATGCGGCCCGCACCCGCGGCGTGGTCGTCACCAACACCCCCGGCGTGCTGGACGAGGCGACCGCCGACTGCGCCTTCGCGCTGCTCCTGGCCACCGCCCGACGGCTGGTCGAGGCCGACCGGTTCGTGCGCAGCGGGCGGGAGTGGATCTGGGGTCCGCAGTCGTTCGTCGGCCTGGACGTCAGCGGCGGGGCGACCCTGGGCATCGTCGGGCTCGGCCGGATCGGGATGGCCGTCGCCCGCCGCGCGGCAGCCTTCGGCATGCGCATCCGCGCCACCGGCAGTCGCGCCACCGGCGACGAGGCCCGCGGGTACGGGGTCGAGGCCGTCGAGCTGCCGCGGCTGCTGGCCGAGAGCGACGTCGTGAGCCTGCACTGCCCGCTGACTCCCGACACCCACCACCTGATCGGTGGCCCGGAGCTGGCCGCCATGAAGCCGACCGCGATCCTGATCAACACCGCCCGTGGGCCCGTCGTCGACGAGGCGGCGCTGGTCACCGCGCTCGAGGCCGGGGTCATCGCCGCCGCCGGCCTCGACGTCTACGAGGACGAGCCGCGGCTGCACCCCGGGCTGCGCGCGCTGGACAACGCGGTCCTGCTCCCGCACATCGGCAGCGCAGGTCGCGCCACCCGTGACGCGATGGGCCTGCTCGCCGTCGACAACGTGCGGGTCGTGCTGGCCGGGGAACCGCCGCGCACGCCCGTGCCCACCCGAGAGGAGACCGCATGA
- a CDS encoding CaiB/BaiF CoA transferase family protein → MEDLPLAGTVVVALEQAVAAPFATRQLGDLGARVIKIERPGVGDFARGYDDAVDGTSTFFFWLNRGKESLTLDVKSPRGREVLARLLERADVFVHNLAPGAVDRLGFDRETLTSTYPRLVSCGLSGYGHGGPYDNKRAYDLLVQGEVGTSSTTGTPEQGVRIGLSIADISGGMYAFASVLSGLLGRTRTGRGANLETTLLDALSEWISPALYQALHGGVLPPRSADSHPSLYPYGRFRCRGGRELNIGIQNDREWVRLCTDVLGRPDLAHDPRVARNIERSKNRDFVDEVMEAALSQLSVEEVTERLDKANIAFGMVNDMADLAQHPQLAARDRWRDVETPAGKKRALRPPVDLPAGEAPMGPIPTVGEHTDSILAWLGYEPQDIATMRDTGVC, encoded by the coding sequence GTGGAGGATCTGCCACTGGCCGGCACCGTCGTCGTCGCCCTCGAGCAGGCTGTCGCCGCCCCGTTCGCCACCCGACAACTCGGTGACCTCGGCGCTCGAGTGATCAAGATCGAGCGTCCTGGCGTCGGGGATTTCGCGCGCGGCTACGACGACGCCGTCGATGGGACCAGCACCTTTTTCTTCTGGCTAAACCGCGGTAAGGAGAGCCTCACCCTGGACGTCAAGTCGCCCCGTGGACGGGAAGTGCTCGCACGACTGCTCGAGAGAGCCGATGTGTTCGTGCACAACTTGGCCCCAGGTGCGGTGGACCGGCTGGGTTTTGACCGCGAGACCCTCACGTCAACCTACCCACGGCTGGTGTCCTGCGGGCTGTCGGGCTACGGGCACGGCGGCCCGTACGACAACAAGCGGGCCTACGACCTGCTCGTCCAGGGTGAGGTCGGCACGTCATCGACTACGGGGACACCGGAGCAGGGCGTGCGCATCGGCCTGTCGATCGCGGACATCTCCGGTGGGATGTATGCGTTCGCCAGCGTGCTCTCGGGGCTCCTCGGACGGACCCGCACCGGGCGGGGTGCGAATCTGGAGACCACCCTCCTGGATGCTCTGTCGGAGTGGATCTCCCCCGCTCTGTACCAGGCCCTGCACGGAGGGGTGTTGCCGCCGCGGAGCGCCGACTCGCATCCCTCGCTGTACCCCTATGGGCGCTTCCGGTGCCGTGGAGGTCGAGAGCTCAACATCGGGATCCAGAACGACCGAGAGTGGGTGCGGTTGTGCACGGACGTCCTGGGCCGTCCTGATCTGGCCCACGATCCCAGGGTGGCCCGCAACATCGAGCGCTCGAAGAACCGTGACTTCGTCGACGAGGTGATGGAGGCGGCGCTCTCGCAGCTCAGCGTCGAGGAGGTCACCGAGCGGCTGGACAAGGCAAATATCGCCTTCGGCATGGTGAACGACATGGCCGACCTCGCCCAGCATCCTCAACTGGCGGCTCGGGACCGGTGGCGTGATGTTGAGACGCCGGCGGGCAAGAAGCGGGCACTGCGGCCGCCGGTGGACCTGCCCGCGGGAGAGGCTCCCATGGGTCCGATCCCGACCGTGGGGGAGCACACCGACTCGATTCTCGCGTGGCTGGGCTACGAACCGCAGGACATCGCAACCATGCGTGACACCGGCGTGTGTTGA
- a CDS encoding TRAP transporter permease, which produces MTSSYSETLMVNEKKAGRPQSREAAIDPDLAHDAEVTEPATYEGAVDPVDPPDEEKEGKPFRYTIAFLCVAWTAFQLYTAATGVLPALQYRSVHLAFGAVIAFLIFPAFPKRTRDRHRFTVEKVIMALVALAAIGYVIVNHFALWTTTSSVTTTQMVVGLVLIVVVLELARRSIGLAIPIIGVVFLIYSYVGESLPGVLGHGGFDLPQIAFYQGLSLQGIFGIPLGVIATFVFLFVLYAALLQVSGAGQIFIDIATGLFGMVRGGPAKVAVVASASFGTISGSAVANVASTGPFTIPLMQRIGYRARFAAAVEAVASSAGQITPPLMGASAFLIAEILAVPFWSVAVAAAVPAFLYFAAVFITVDIEAAKHHLTGMPREELPSVRKAVKRGWHLLLSPALLGVLLIVYQLSPARSAFYTICLTLVLAMIHPSTRMNPAELVNVAVVGCKSVLEVTIATASVGMVIGVMTQTGLGFTLSGLLIDAAGGYLIVLLVLTMLTSLVLGMGLPTVAAYLVLSVTVAPALIEFGVNELGAHLFIFYFGILSAITPPVALASMVAAGIAKSPLWPTSLTAFRLAIPAFILPFMFVYNPSLLLQQDSILRIVVGVVSALAGVYGVAAGLQLFIFRRMNPVLAVLSVITGCVLIAPGLYTAAIGFGVLGAIFAYQRFGGSRGKEQGARVGDSSTAPAGATATDQPAGRQ; this is translated from the coding sequence GTGACGAGCAGCTACTCGGAGACGTTGATGGTCAATGAAAAAAAAGCGGGGCGGCCGCAGTCGCGCGAGGCCGCAATCGATCCGGATCTCGCACACGACGCCGAAGTCACGGAGCCGGCCACCTACGAGGGGGCCGTGGACCCTGTCGATCCGCCAGATGAGGAAAAAGAAGGCAAGCCCTTCCGCTACACCATCGCGTTCCTGTGCGTGGCATGGACAGCCTTCCAGCTGTACACCGCTGCTACCGGCGTCCTGCCTGCTTTGCAGTACCGCTCCGTCCACCTGGCCTTCGGGGCCGTCATCGCGTTCCTGATCTTCCCCGCGTTCCCCAAGCGCACGAGGGATCGGCACCGGTTCACCGTCGAAAAGGTGATCATGGCGCTCGTGGCCCTGGCGGCTATCGGATACGTGATCGTCAATCACTTCGCTCTCTGGACCACGACCTCCAGCGTGACGACCACCCAGATGGTCGTCGGCCTCGTGCTGATCGTGGTCGTGCTCGAACTGGCGCGCCGGAGCATCGGCTTGGCCATCCCGATCATCGGCGTCGTGTTTCTGATCTACTCCTATGTCGGTGAGTCCCTGCCGGGCGTCCTGGGGCACGGCGGGTTCGACCTGCCGCAGATCGCCTTCTACCAGGGCCTCAGCCTGCAGGGCATCTTCGGGATCCCCCTGGGCGTCATCGCCACGTTCGTTTTCCTCTTCGTGCTCTACGCCGCACTTCTCCAGGTCTCCGGCGCCGGGCAGATCTTCATCGACATCGCCACAGGCCTCTTCGGGATGGTGCGCGGCGGCCCAGCCAAGGTGGCCGTCGTGGCAAGCGCGTCGTTCGGCACCATCTCGGGCAGCGCCGTGGCCAACGTCGCCAGTACCGGGCCGTTCACCATTCCATTGATGCAGAGGATCGGCTATAGGGCGCGATTTGCGGCCGCCGTGGAAGCAGTTGCTTCTTCGGCAGGCCAAATCACGCCCCCACTGATGGGCGCGTCGGCATTCCTCATCGCCGAGATCCTCGCGGTTCCGTTCTGGTCCGTCGCAGTGGCAGCCGCAGTCCCGGCCTTCCTCTACTTCGCCGCCGTCTTCATCACCGTGGACATCGAAGCCGCGAAGCACCATCTCACCGGGATGCCTCGTGAGGAGCTGCCCAGCGTCCGGAAGGCCGTCAAACGTGGCTGGCACCTGTTGCTGTCGCCCGCGCTCCTCGGCGTGCTTCTCATCGTGTACCAGCTGTCGCCGGCGCGGTCGGCCTTCTACACGATCTGCCTGACCCTGGTCCTGGCAATGATCCACCCGTCCACCAGGATGAATCCGGCTGAGCTGGTCAATGTCGCCGTCGTGGGTTGTAAGTCGGTCCTCGAGGTGACCATCGCGACCGCCAGTGTCGGCATGGTCATCGGAGTCATGACCCAGACCGGTCTCGGGTTCACGCTGTCGGGACTTCTTATCGATGCAGCCGGCGGCTACCTGATCGTCTTGCTGGTCCTAACCATGCTGACCTCCTTGGTGCTCGGTATGGGCCTGCCTACCGTTGCGGCCTACTTGGTGCTCAGCGTCACGGTGGCGCCGGCGTTGATCGAGTTCGGAGTCAATGAACTCGGGGCTCACCTGTTCATCTTCTACTTCGGGATCCTGTCGGCGATAACCCCGCCGGTCGCGCTGGCTTCCATGGTGGCCGCAGGTATTGCCAAGTCGCCTCTCTGGCCAACGAGTTTGACCGCCTTCCGACTCGCCATCCCCGCGTTCATCCTCCCATTCATGTTCGTCTACAACCCGTCTCTCCTGCTGCAGCAGGACAGCATCCTCAGAATTGTCGTCGGGGTGGTCTCGGCGTTGGCGGGTGTCTACGGCGTAGCCGCCGGGCTCCAGTTGTTCATCTTCCGGAGGATGAACCCGGTTCTTGCCGTGCTATCGGTCATAACCGGTTGCGTCCTGATCGCTCCCGGGCTCTACACCGCTGCCATCGGCTTCGGGGTCCTCGGTGCGATCTTCGCGTATCAGCGGTTCGGCGGCTCCCGTGGCAAGGAACAGGGGGCGCGGGTCGGGGACAGCTCGACGGCGCCCGCGGGGGCCACCGCAACCGACCAGCCGGCTGGCCGCCAATGA